One region of Polynucleobacter paneuropaeus genomic DNA includes:
- a CDS encoding CDGSH iron-sulfur domain-containing protein, translating into MEIKTAKNTPYPVEVVKGQTYYWCSCGLSNRQPFCDSSHQRTDLSPLEFIASESITVYFCGCKQSANAPLCDGTHTTL; encoded by the coding sequence ATGGAGATAAAGACAGCTAAAAATACACCTTATCCAGTAGAGGTAGTCAAAGGCCAGACTTACTATTGGTGCAGTTGCGGCTTAAGTAATCGTCAGCCTTTTTGTGATAGTTCACATCAGAGAACAGATTTAAGCCCTTTGGAATTTATTGCATCAGAGAGCATTACAGTCTATTTCTGTGGCTGCAAACAATCAGCCAATGCACCCCTGTGTGATGGTACTCACACCACACTCTAA
- a CDS encoding class II glutamine amidotransferase, producing MAYAGAEIYLENLLFLQKNSLISQSLKATKSSFVTNGDGFGVAWYGDRKSPGLFKDILPAWNDENLKELSRHIKSNLFFAHVRASTGTSVSRMNCHPYAFENWIFMHNGHIGDWHIHRREIESHISQEFYAHRYGTTDSEALFLLALTMGLMNDPIKGMSLAIEKVQKILEHHKSSDPLRLSAALSDGKSIWGFRYSTDHNSPSLFYGTPDTHEVHLKDGTVSTIASEPFDDDLDHWIEVKESSYITWIDGKVSVSKLSI from the coding sequence ATGGCATACGCAGGAGCTGAGATTTATCTAGAAAATCTGTTATTTCTACAAAAAAATTCACTAATTTCACAAAGTCTTAAGGCAACAAAATCTAGCTTTGTCACTAATGGCGATGGATTTGGCGTAGCCTGGTACGGCGATAGAAAATCACCTGGTTTATTTAAAGATATTCTGCCAGCTTGGAATGACGAAAACCTCAAAGAGTTAAGTCGACATATTAAAAGTAATTTATTTTTTGCTCATGTTCGTGCATCTACAGGTACAAGTGTTTCCCGTATGAATTGTCATCCGTACGCATTTGAGAATTGGATTTTTATGCACAATGGACATATTGGAGACTGGCACATACATCGTAGGGAGATTGAATCGCATATCTCTCAAGAATTTTATGCCCATAGATATGGTACAACGGACAGTGAGGCGCTATTTTTATTGGCACTAACTATGGGCTTAATGAATGATCCCATCAAAGGCATGAGCCTTGCTATAGAAAAAGTGCAAAAAATATTAGAGCATCACAAGTCCTCTGATCCATTAAGACTCTCAGCAGCCTTAAGTGATGGAAAGTCTATCTGGGGGTTTCGCTATTCAACAGACCACAATTCGCCTAGTCTTTTTTATGGAACCCCAGACACCCACGAAGTTCATTTAAAAGATGGCACAGTAAGTACAATTGCATCCGAACCATTTGATGATGATTTAGACCATTGGATCGAAGTGAAAGAATCAAGTTATATAACCTGGATAGACGGTAAAGTTTCGGTTAGTAAGTTAAGCATTTAA
- a CDS encoding SH3-like domain-containing protein, whose product MNVEELGLDLAKASSPAFLVNDLVKIKNKTPVGHYRTPFYVRGKTGRIERVLDEFINPEEEAYGKNVGSKVWLYRVSFAQQELWPEYQGASIDQLQIEISEHWLEPA is encoded by the coding sequence ATGAATGTTGAAGAATTAGGCTTAGATCTAGCCAAAGCTTCAAGCCCTGCTTTTTTGGTCAATGATTTAGTCAAAATCAAAAATAAAACTCCGGTTGGACATTACCGTACACCATTTTATGTACGTGGAAAAACGGGTCGTATTGAGCGTGTTTTAGATGAGTTCATCAATCCAGAAGAAGAAGCCTACGGCAAGAATGTAGGTAGCAAAGTTTGGCTTTATCGAGTTTCTTTTGCTCAACAAGAACTATGGCCAGAATATCAAGGTGCTTCGATAGATCAACTCCAGATTGAGATTTCTGAACATTGGCTTGAACCTGCTTAA
- the nthA gene encoding nitrile hydratase subunit alpha, producing the protein MTVPDHHDHDHKHDHDHDHTHPGVTKDEEPYGYYATLELAVRELLIEARLITADEHRRQIEILDSRSPVLGAKIVARAWTDPEFKKRLLADGSAACEELGITMYDGAHLIVHENTPQVHNMVVCTLCSCYPRPVLGLPPDWYKNKQYRARAVKEPRAVLKEFGTTIPDQVSIHVHDSNANMRYLILPLRPAGTEHLTEEELASLVTRDAMIGVTIVKSSLVQTNRGQA; encoded by the coding sequence ATGACTGTTCCAGATCATCACGACCATGACCATAAGCACGATCACGATCATGACCACACCCATCCAGGTGTCACAAAAGACGAAGAGCCCTATGGCTACTATGCGACTCTTGAGCTAGCAGTACGTGAACTATTAATTGAAGCGCGGTTGATTACTGCTGATGAGCATCGTCGTCAGATTGAAATCTTAGATTCACGCTCTCCTGTACTTGGGGCCAAAATAGTCGCTCGTGCATGGACAGACCCCGAGTTTAAAAAACGCTTATTAGCGGATGGTTCTGCTGCATGTGAAGAACTGGGGATCACCATGTATGACGGCGCCCATCTCATTGTTCATGAAAATACTCCTCAAGTTCACAACATGGTGGTTTGTACGCTCTGTTCATGCTATCCACGTCCCGTGCTGGGCTTGCCACCAGACTGGTATAAGAACAAACAGTATCGAGCTCGAGCAGTCAAAGAGCCGCGTGCGGTCTTAAAAGAATTTGGCACTACCATCCCAGATCAAGTGAGTATCCATGTACACGATTCAAATGCAAACATGCGCTACTTAATTCTGCCTTTACGTCCAGCTGGAACTGAGCATTTGACTGAAGAAGAGTTAGCTAGTCTGGTAACCCGGGATGCGATGATTGGGGTTACTATTGTCAAATCATCATTAGTACAGACGAATAGGGGTCAAGCATGA
- a CDS encoding SH3-like domain-containing protein: MSSTKGLISHLPNDIGGKDADAINMEEHPMLPWEKRCHALLDVLATHQIVNTEEKRRGVENLGSEIIGNLTYYERWIVSAVNILFEKRILTPDQIANKTKEISERK; encoded by the coding sequence ATGAGTTCAACAAAAGGCCTGATTTCACACTTACCAAATGATATCGGCGGGAAAGATGCTGACGCCATCAACATGGAAGAGCATCCGATGCTTCCTTGGGAAAAACGCTGTCATGCACTTTTGGACGTACTTGCTACCCATCAAATTGTTAACACTGAAGAAAAGCGTCGCGGCGTTGAGAATCTGGGATCTGAAATCATCGGTAATCTTACGTATTACGAGCGCTGGATTGTTTCAGCAGTCAATATATTATTTGAAAAGCGTATTTTGACCCCCGATCAAATTGCTAATAAAACTAAAGAGATTTCAGAGCGGAAGTAA
- a CDS encoding DsbA family protein: MQCRFSNLLALVVSLLLSLSFCSPISAQAPTVDQMIKQLESSGAIDKAVERSLKRIRQKQLAAEKLEEDKAEQQKKSLAKNARKVDPKIEFIYGKPDATISIIEYSDFECPYCQKFSEVPLKLVAEMPEQVNVVWRNFPLSFHNPMAVIEASAGICIGRLGGNDAFWKFSEAVFKTTRLNGQGMPVEKGEEPNLKLAKSLDINSEQFEACFTSEEVQKQINGDLQDGIAAGINGTPGVILVNHESGKIDVLPGAVPLEYLRDAVKGLLAK, from the coding sequence ATGCAATGCCGTTTCTCTAACTTGCTTGCTCTTGTCGTCTCGCTACTCCTCTCCCTATCCTTCTGTTCGCCTATCAGTGCGCAAGCCCCAACTGTTGACCAAATGATTAAACAATTAGAAAGTTCTGGAGCTATTGACAAGGCGGTGGAGCGGAGTCTTAAGCGCATACGTCAAAAGCAGCTGGCTGCTGAAAAACTAGAAGAGGATAAAGCTGAGCAACAAAAGAAAAGCCTCGCTAAAAATGCACGCAAAGTAGATCCCAAGATAGAGTTTATATATGGTAAGCCTGATGCTACTATTTCAATCATTGAGTACTCTGATTTTGAGTGCCCATACTGTCAAAAATTTAGTGAAGTTCCCTTGAAGCTTGTAGCTGAGATGCCAGAACAGGTGAATGTTGTTTGGCGTAATTTCCCATTGTCTTTTCATAATCCAATGGCAGTGATTGAAGCTAGCGCTGGAATATGCATCGGAAGATTGGGTGGCAATGATGCTTTTTGGAAATTTTCTGAAGCTGTGTTTAAGACAACGCGTTTAAATGGTCAGGGTATGCCGGTTGAGAAAGGTGAGGAGCCCAATTTAAAGTTAGCTAAATCACTTGACATCAATTCAGAGCAGTTTGAGGCATGCTTTACATCTGAAGAAGTTCAAAAGCAGATTAACGGTGATCTACAAGATGGTATCGCTGCAGGAATCAATGGTACCCCAGGTGTCATTTTGGTAAATCATGAATCTGGGAAGATAGATGTACTTCCTGGCGCCGTTCCTTTGGAATATTTAAGGGATGCTGTGAAGGGGTTACTTGCAAAATAG
- a CDS encoding 3-keto-disaccharide hydrolase — MSQVLVTSEGGSFPLFNGQDTSAWNQNGNANWHPIGNGVAADQGSGMLVGKYPFTDYQLQFNYKIDGATQFSLFTHCLDPNNIVPNSAIEINLSSIPIKGYGAGSVMGLIKAPKIQVANQWNTVLISSESNQLTVILNGITVANKLDYQNFQTGPLAIQFGGGKLEITNLNAIIPTRW, encoded by the coding sequence ATGTCCCAGGTGTTAGTGACCAGCGAAGGGGGCTCATTTCCCCTATTTAATGGGCAAGATACTTCTGCCTGGAATCAAAATGGAAATGCTAATTGGCACCCAATTGGAAATGGAGTTGCCGCAGATCAAGGCTCGGGAATGCTGGTGGGTAAATACCCTTTTACTGACTATCAACTCCAATTTAATTACAAAATTGATGGGGCGACTCAATTTAGCCTATTCACCCATTGCTTAGACCCCAATAATATTGTTCCCAATTCGGCTATAGAGATAAATCTTTCTAGCATTCCAATTAAAGGCTATGGGGCTGGGTCGGTAATGGGGCTAATTAAGGCTCCCAAAATACAGGTAGCCAACCAATGGAACACGGTTTTGATTAGCTCTGAATCAAACCAGCTCACTGTGATTCTTAATGGCATTACTGTGGCAAATAAATTGGACTATCAAAACTTTCAAACAGGTCCTCTAGCAATTCAATTTGGTGGTGGTAAGCTGGAAATTACTAACTTGAACGCCATAATTCCAACTCGTTGGTAG
- a CDS encoding tetratricopeptide repeat protein: MNSMGSQIRYVLAVGAIISVIGCSSMGGLGAQKNWSSTDDDSKIKAVLTPKKNISQELVKQGVIYLREGNYEDAQKVFSAAIKVNPNNSTIHVLNGISYHLEYMNGAPDSKALAETAYGLANTLDKLDPLPLIQLGRLHMEAGDYPRAGKEFISAYALSPTDQDALAGLLQASLLQKDFKTALWAGDNLKALNISSADNQRLLVLMYSAVGQTIEANKHLALYAKLKINDSKSIQSLQRQVQFIEEQRVAFASIKDDSASVSANMAKLDINASSQSPKMLKIAAAPAARPPKTTNPAAIAEGMAVEQQNSTDSTSSSSGSTTSSAPMPPPAASAGAPATSGGGGGGTYSAVSMKNQTDRWFDCDTKPGLGKAPGGSYGVPVGGTSGDQTLYLEPLPNPCANNPPKMASIDAVLIRTVDVQGSSFGINLLTGLQIFAGSQRSSTTTTIGTVSGTLNTNASVLGIGNATTATLNGVSGLLNYTLNIANSTSSNTQVVARPTLTALDRIPSTFYSGGVQTVGLNGGGVSGAQVSNIPTGISLSVTPTFVDDETMMLAVKVSRSFINASSPIGGFNAGLSVAQHAVTSNVRIKYGETLILDGLTLRTFSKEEDGVPVLQDIPIIQYLFNQSQKQQYVENVLVMVTPRKLISNANDLKKMEEDFAKREGELTPQEKNVYDSIKSYQDLIKGMYPNINGTLAALQRDSSYFRQFKLAVLSDEQDSWVTQSKMSRFLNSVSDTLYFTR, from the coding sequence ATGAATTCTATGGGCAGTCAAATCCGCTATGTACTAGCTGTAGGAGCGATCATTTCTGTGATCGGCTGTTCATCTATGGGCGGCTTAGGTGCGCAGAAAAATTGGAGTTCAACAGATGATGATTCCAAAATTAAAGCCGTACTTACTCCCAAAAAGAATATTAGCCAAGAATTAGTAAAACAGGGCGTCATTTATTTGCGCGAAGGTAATTACGAGGATGCGCAAAAAGTATTTAGTGCAGCTATCAAAGTCAATCCTAATAATTCTACTATCCATGTATTAAATGGAATTAGTTATCACTTAGAGTACATGAATGGCGCCCCTGATAGTAAAGCTCTTGCAGAAACAGCTTATGGACTTGCCAATACGCTAGATAAGCTAGATCCATTACCCTTGATTCAATTGGGTAGACTGCATATGGAGGCAGGAGACTATCCTCGGGCTGGTAAAGAGTTTATCAGCGCATATGCTTTAAGCCCAACCGATCAAGATGCGCTAGCTGGATTGTTGCAAGCATCCTTACTGCAAAAAGATTTTAAAACTGCTCTTTGGGCGGGTGACAATCTAAAGGCATTGAATATATCGTCTGCCGATAATCAACGTCTACTGGTGCTGATGTATTCCGCTGTTGGTCAAACTATAGAGGCTAATAAACATCTAGCGCTGTATGCAAAGCTAAAAATAAACGACTCGAAATCCATTCAGTCTCTACAGCGTCAAGTGCAGTTCATTGAAGAGCAGCGAGTCGCCTTTGCTAGCATTAAAGATGATTCGGCATCAGTCAGTGCAAACATGGCTAAATTAGATATCAACGCATCATCGCAAAGTCCGAAGATGTTAAAAATAGCTGCTGCTCCAGCTGCTCGTCCACCTAAAACAACCAATCCTGCAGCCATAGCTGAGGGCATGGCTGTAGAGCAGCAAAATAGCACTGATAGCACTTCTTCCAGTTCAGGCTCCACCACTTCAAGCGCCCCAATGCCACCCCCAGCTGCTAGTGCGGGAGCTCCTGCTACTAGCGGCGGAGGCGGAGGGGGTACCTACTCAGCGGTATCAATGAAGAATCAAACTGACCGCTGGTTTGATTGTGATACCAAGCCAGGTCTTGGTAAGGCACCAGGGGGAAGTTATGGTGTCCCGGTCGGGGGCACCTCTGGAGATCAAACGCTTTATCTTGAGCCTTTGCCAAATCCTTGTGCAAACAACCCCCCTAAGATGGCATCCATCGATGCCGTACTCATCAGGACAGTAGATGTGCAGGGCAGTAGTTTTGGTATTAATCTTTTAACTGGATTGCAAATCTTTGCTGGATCACAGAGATCATCGACTACCACTACTATTGGAACTGTCTCCGGAACTTTAAATACAAATGCCAGTGTATTGGGCATCGGTAATGCCACTACTGCGACCTTGAATGGAGTAAGTGGCTTATTAAATTACACGCTCAATATTGCTAATTCAACCTCTTCTAATACTCAAGTGGTCGCTAGACCAACACTGACTGCCTTAGATCGCATTCCCTCAACTTTTTATTCGGGTGGCGTTCAGACTGTAGGCCTCAATGGTGGCGGTGTGTCAGGCGCTCAAGTCAGTAATATCCCAACAGGGATCAGCCTTTCAGTTACGCCTACATTTGTAGATGATGAAACCATGATGCTGGCCGTAAAGGTTTCCCGCTCCTTTATCAATGCCTCTAGTCCGATTGGCGGATTTAATGCTGGACTATCCGTTGCGCAGCATGCAGTTACCTCAAACGTTCGAATTAAATATGGTGAAACATTAATTCTGGATGGGTTGACTCTTAGAACCTTTTCAAAAGAGGAGGATGGGGTTCCAGTTCTACAAGATATACCCATCATTCAGTATTTATTTAACCAGTCACAGAAGCAGCAATATGTCGAAAATGTACTTGTCATGGTTACTCCTCGTAAGTTAATTTCTAATGCGAATGATTTAAAAAAGATGGAAGAAGATTTTGCAAAGAGGGAGGGTGAGTTAACCCCGCAAGAAAAAAATGTCTACGATTCAATAAAAAGTTACCAAGATTTAATAAAGGGCATGTATCCGAATATCAACGGAACGCTTGCAGCCTTGCAAAGAGATAGCTCGTATTTTAGGCAGTTTAAATTAGCAGTTTTGTCCGATGAACAGGATAGTTGGGTTACGCAATCAAAGATGTCTAGATTTCTGAATAGCGTTAGCGATACATTGTATTTCACTAGGTAA
- a CDS encoding glutathione S-transferase family protein: MILYSAPPSYYSMIGRLALNAAQISFENHHMDIHVRKEQLAPWYIALNPHMTVPTLVDGKTILIDSQDILRLAATQAGNQWLDIDLNLSPQIEAVVKAHYAIPIERLTFCKAMLHLPILKFIFPRALGGIIKGLQAQLATAKDPAAVQAKITLNQSRIAYFTQGASLKEKMTLERNRVSAYLDQLPTLGNFLFGDKPSSADIVTAVLFGRLKMIGEYALVTNHARGLVLDQWFSRMQQQTAFQKSDIWLRFQWWRILLRG; this comes from the coding sequence ATGATCCTTTATAGTGCCCCTCCATCTTATTATTCAATGATTGGTCGTTTGGCGTTAAATGCAGCGCAGATATCATTTGAAAATCATCATATGGATATTCATGTACGTAAGGAGCAACTTGCCCCTTGGTATATTGCGCTTAACCCCCACATGACTGTACCTACTTTAGTGGATGGCAAAACGATCTTGATTGATAGTCAAGATATCTTGCGCTTAGCAGCAACCCAAGCGGGCAATCAATGGCTTGATATTGATCTCAATCTAAGCCCTCAAATTGAGGCAGTAGTGAAAGCACACTATGCAATCCCGATTGAACGCTTGACCTTTTGTAAGGCAATGCTTCATTTACCAATCTTGAAGTTTATTTTTCCACGCGCATTGGGCGGCATCATTAAGGGTCTTCAGGCTCAACTTGCAACAGCAAAAGATCCTGCTGCAGTCCAAGCAAAGATTACTTTGAACCAATCGCGGATTGCTTACTTTACTCAAGGCGCTAGCTTAAAGGAGAAGATGACATTAGAGCGTAATCGAGTGAGCGCCTATTTAGATCAATTACCAACTCTAGGCAATTTCTTATTTGGCGATAAACCTAGCTCGGCTGATATTGTTACGGCTGTTTTATTTGGACGCCTAAAAATGATTGGTGAGTATGCCTTGGTTACCAATCATGCTCGAGGACTTGTTTTAGACCAGTGGTTTAGCCGCATGCAACAACAGACCGCTTTTCAAAAATCTGACATCTGGCTGCGCTTTCAATGGTGGCGCATTTTGCTTAGAGGCTAA
- a CDS encoding alkaline phosphatase, with the protein MNISTVLKFALTALVLTQALAIHAATIYPINDAAILLGSKFDIKVEFNTVVPADDIQLTVNGAPIKSMVSVPAQYIANENGKGSSIIYRDVQLKQAGKLMIDARAGDEVAKVTWDVYASGPRKVKNVILFIGDGMTIANRTAARVLSKGITQGKYQNVLSFDDMPNTALIGTSGSDSLITDSANSMSAYMTGHKTAVNAMGVYVSRATDNLAHPKVETLAELIKRKTKMSVGIVSDAELEDATPGAVVSHTRRRADKQYIADQLLASGAEVILGGGSAYFYPQSSKGSKRKDENNLVDQFKLNGYQLAFTKQELMTEAQNPATKKLFGVFHPDNMDGSLDRFFLKKNTVMEYPNQPDLTQMTQAALDVLSKNQNGFFLMVEAALIDKFNHPLDWERAAFDTIMLSNAVQIAKDFAKTHPDTLIIVTPDHTHSGSISGVVNDAKPGPLREKVGTYAEAGYPNYPKANVEGYPNQIDVSKRLAFFYGNYPDHYETMHPKLDGTFVPAIKSADGTYVANPKYLQQQEDAIHVGGNLPVNQETGVHTADDAVLNATGPNSDKFKGFMDNTKVFKVMVESLGLGQK; encoded by the coding sequence ATGAACATTTCAACTGTATTGAAGTTCGCCCTTACTGCATTAGTGCTCACCCAAGCCTTGGCTATCCATGCGGCAACGATCTACCCAATTAACGATGCCGCTATTTTATTGGGCTCTAAATTTGATATCAAGGTGGAGTTCAATACGGTTGTGCCAGCTGACGATATACAACTCACAGTCAATGGCGCTCCAATCAAGAGTATGGTTTCGGTTCCTGCACAATACATTGCCAATGAGAACGGTAAAGGCAGCTCAATTATTTATCGTGATGTTCAACTCAAGCAGGCTGGTAAGTTGATGATTGACGCTAGAGCAGGTGACGAGGTCGCTAAGGTTACATGGGATGTGTATGCAAGTGGTCCACGTAAGGTTAAAAACGTCATTCTCTTTATTGGCGACGGTATGACTATCGCCAATAGGACGGCAGCCCGCGTTCTTTCTAAAGGAATTACCCAAGGTAAGTATCAAAACGTATTGTCATTTGACGATATGCCCAATACTGCTTTGATTGGAACCTCAGGCTCTGACTCATTAATTACAGACTCGGCAAACTCCATGAGTGCCTATATGACTGGCCATAAAACAGCAGTCAATGCCATGGGAGTGTATGTATCTAGAGCTACTGATAACTTAGCCCATCCAAAAGTGGAGACTCTGGCCGAGCTCATCAAGCGCAAAACAAAGATGTCCGTGGGCATTGTGTCTGATGCTGAGCTAGAGGATGCCACCCCAGGTGCGGTCGTATCACACACACGACGTCGTGCCGATAAGCAATATATTGCCGACCAGCTATTGGCTAGCGGAGCAGAGGTCATTTTAGGTGGCGGTTCAGCTTACTTTTATCCCCAATCATCCAAAGGCTCAAAGCGTAAAGATGAGAACAATCTAGTCGATCAATTTAAGTTAAACGGTTATCAATTGGCATTTACTAAACAAGAGTTAATGACTGAGGCACAAAATCCCGCAACCAAAAAACTCTTTGGCGTCTTTCATCCAGATAATATGGACGGATCTTTAGATCGATTCTTCCTAAAAAAGAATACCGTGATGGAATATCCCAACCAGCCTGATTTAACCCAAATGACTCAGGCTGCATTAGATGTGCTCTCAAAGAACCAGAATGGATTTTTCTTGATGGTCGAGGCTGCATTGATTGATAAGTTTAATCATCCCTTGGACTGGGAGCGAGCGGCTTTTGATACGATCATGCTCAGTAATGCGGTGCAGATTGCAAAAGATTTTGCGAAGACCCATCCAGACACCTTAATTATTGTGACTCCGGATCATACGCATAGCGGCTCAATTAGCGGAGTAGTAAACGATGCTAAGCCAGGACCACTCAGAGAGAAGGTGGGAACTTATGCTGAGGCAGGCTATCCCAATTATCCAAAAGCCAATGTCGAGGGATATCCCAATCAGATTGATGTCTCCAAGCGCCTTGCCTTTTTCTATGGCAACTATCCTGACCATTACGAAACGATGCACCCTAAATTGGACGGCACCTTTGTACCTGCTATCAAATCAGCCGACGGCACTTATGTAGCAAATCCTAAATATCTGCAACAACAAGAAGATGCGATTCATGTGGGCGGTAATCTGCCGGTCAATCAAGAGACTGGAGTTCATACAGCGGACGATGCTGTACTCAATGCCACAGGCCCAAATTCAGATAAGTTCAAAGGCTTCATGGATAACACCAAAGTCTTTAAAGTTATGGTGGAAAGCTTGGGCCTAGGACAAAAATAA
- a CDS encoding rhodanese homology domain-containing protein, protein MNTKDYAFVRAKLVNKEEIAFLDVREEDPHAQEHPLFAANFPLSRIEIDAYSKLPRRDVAIVTLDDGEGDAQLAASKLMALGYVDVSVFAGGVKEWKRSGGEVFRDVNVPSKSFGELVESKVHTPSLSAQEVKQLIDSKADVVVVDVRRFDEYQTMSIPTGMSVPGAELVLRLPEIAPNPKTKVIVNCAGRTRSIIGTQSLINAGIPNEVHALRNGTIGWKLADQVLDHGQSRKFSDVSPATAKEALNKSRKVADRAHVKRASKSDLKEWQTQSHRTTYFFDTRTPEEYEAGHLPGFRSVPGGQLVQETEMYAPVRGARIVLVDPSGVRANMPASWLAQMAWDVYVLDGIENGDLTEKGTPALTLPPLPKTQEVDAQTLQKWLSESNGVVVDLSTHKNYSKGHIPGSWFALRSLLKDALAKLPKAERYVLTSSPAELAIFTAPEFSALTQTPVYVLAGGNSAWRDAGYAMQSDPLNLASPTIDRYQRPYEGTNATQASMQAYLDWEFGLVEQLGKDGTHHFWVLDPH, encoded by the coding sequence ATGAATACCAAAGATTACGCCTTCGTTAGAGCTAAGTTAGTTAATAAGGAAGAAATTGCTTTTCTAGATGTCCGCGAGGAGGATCCTCATGCGCAAGAGCATCCCTTATTTGCAGCTAACTTCCCGCTCTCTCGCATTGAAATCGATGCCTATAGCAAGTTACCTCGTAGAGATGTGGCAATTGTGACCCTAGATGATGGTGAAGGCGATGCGCAATTAGCAGCCAGTAAATTGATGGCTTTAGGCTATGTCGATGTATCTGTCTTTGCTGGTGGCGTAAAAGAATGGAAGCGCTCTGGCGGTGAAGTGTTTCGTGACGTCAATGTTCCCAGCAAATCCTTTGGTGAGTTAGTCGAGTCTAAGGTCCATACCCCTTCCCTATCTGCTCAAGAGGTAAAGCAACTCATTGATTCAAAGGCAGATGTTGTAGTCGTAGATGTGCGTCGCTTTGATGAATATCAAACCATGAGCATTCCGACGGGTATGAGCGTGCCTGGAGCTGAGCTGGTACTTCGCCTTCCAGAAATTGCACCCAACCCTAAAACCAAAGTGATTGTTAATTGTGCTGGACGAACCCGGAGCATTATTGGTACTCAGTCCCTCATTAATGCGGGCATTCCCAATGAAGTCCATGCCTTACGGAATGGCACGATTGGCTGGAAGTTAGCAGACCAGGTCTTAGACCATGGTCAATCACGCAAGTTCTCTGATGTCAGTCCCGCAACCGCGAAAGAGGCACTTAATAAATCTAGAAAAGTCGCTGATCGAGCCCACGTCAAACGTGCTAGTAAATCTGATCTGAAAGAATGGCAAACACAATCTCATCGCACCACGTATTTCTTTGATACGCGCACTCCAGAAGAATATGAAGCTGGCCATCTACCAGGCTTTCGTTCAGTACCCGGCGGTCAGCTTGTTCAAGAAACGGAGATGTATGCCCCCGTTCGAGGCGCCCGCATTGTTCTAGTGGATCCCAGCGGGGTGCGAGCCAATATGCCAGCCTCTTGGCTAGCGCAAATGGCCTGGGACGTTTATGTGCTCGATGGTATTGAAAATGGTGATCTGACTGAGAAAGGAACGCCAGCCCTAACTCTCCCCCCGCTTCCTAAAACTCAAGAGGTCGATGCTCAAACTCTACAAAAATGGCTTAGTGAGTCCAATGGGGTTGTAGTCGATTTGAGTACGCACAAGAATTATTCCAAAGGACATATTCCAGGCAGCTGGTTTGCGCTACGCTCTTTACTGAAAGACGCGCTCGCTAAATTACCCAAAGCAGAACGCTATGTTCTGACGAGCAGCCCAGCCGAGCTGGCCATCTTCACCGCTCCAGAATTTTCTGCCCTCACGCAAACCCCGGTTTATGTCTTGGCTGGTGGCAATAGCGCGTGGCGTGACGCAGGCTATGCAATGCAATCAGATCCATTGAATCTAGCCTCACCCACAATTGATCGCTATCAACGCCCCTATGAGGGCACCAATGCAACCCAAGCATCAATGCAGGCCTATCTCGATTGGGAATTCGGTCTTGTCGAGCAGCTAGGTAAAGATGGGACCCATCATTTTTGGGTTTTGGATCCCCACTAG
- a CDS encoding EF-hand domain-containing protein, giving the protein MKTLLHRAVAVSFVLAGLGGQITAQAQTQMSAEDKEIVAKFKAADKNHDGKLTLAEAQAGMPRVAAHFSYIDSQGRGYVTLDQILALANN; this is encoded by the coding sequence ATGAAAACGCTATTGCATCGTGCTGTTGCTGTGAGTTTTGTGCTTGCGGGCCTAGGCGGTCAAATCACCGCCCAAGCTCAAACGCAAATGAGTGCTGAGGACAAAGAGATTGTCGCTAAATTTAAGGCGGCCGATAAGAATCATGATGGCAAGCTTACTTTGGCAGAAGCTCAAGCGGGCATGCCACGGGTTGCAGCTCACTTTAGCTATATTGATAGCCAAGGTCGTGGCTATGTCACTCTTGACCAAATCCTCGCCCTGGCTAACAACTAA